Proteins from a genomic interval of Corythoichthys intestinalis isolate RoL2023-P3 chromosome 3, ASM3026506v1, whole genome shotgun sequence:
- the LOC130912913 gene encoding ras-related protein Rab-14-like isoform X2: MTAAPYNYSYIFKYIIIGDMGVGKSCLLHQFTEKKFMADCPHTIGVEFGTRIMEVHGQKVKLQIWDTAGQERFRAVTRSYYRGAAGALMVYDITRRSTYNHLSSWLTDARNLTNPNTVIILIGNKGDLEAQRDVTYEEAKQFADENGLLFLEASAKTGENVEEAFLEAAKRIYQNIQDGSLDLNAAESGVQHKPSAPQGGRLNADSQPPKDGCSC; the protein is encoded by the exons ATGACCGCCGCGCCTTACAACTACTCTTATATCTTCAAATACATCATCATTG GTGACATGGGAGTGGGCAAGTCGTGTTTGCTGCACCAATTCACCGAGAAGAAAT TCATGGCTGACTGCCCACACACCATCGGTgtcgaatttggcaccaggatcATGGAGGTCCATGGCCAGAAGGTCAAGCTGCAGATCTGGGACACTGCGGGCCAGGAGCGCTTCAGAGCCGTCACCAGGTCCTACTACAGAGGGGCTGCCGGGGCCCTCATGGTCTATGACATTACCAG GAGAAGCACCTACAATCATCTCAGCAGCTGGTTGACAGATGCCAGGAATCTGACCAATCCTAACACG GTGATCATTTTGATTGGCAACAAAGGCGACCTTGAAGCACAGAGAGACGTCACGTATGAGGAAGCCAAACAATTTGCCGATGAGAATG GTTTGCTGTTCCTTGAAGCCAGCGCCAAGAC AGGCGAGAACGTGGAGGAGGCTTTCCTCGAGGCGGCCAAGCGGATCTACCAGAACATCCAGGACGGCAGCTTGGACCTGAATGCCGCCGAGTCGGGAGTGCAGCACAAGCCGTCAGCGCCGCAGGGGGGACGACTCAATGCGGACAGCCAACCACCCAAAGACGGATGCAGCTGCTAA
- the LOC130912913 gene encoding ras-related protein Rab-14-like isoform X1: protein MSSLLGIVSLAIFDVFWWAKGKHCGRGGGSQTKLIIRLNSSCFVTFLRFDPTPGKEGVKMTAAPYNYSYIFKYIIIGDMGVGKSCLLHQFTEKKFMADCPHTIGVEFGTRIMEVHGQKVKLQIWDTAGQERFRAVTRSYYRGAAGALMVYDITRRSTYNHLSSWLTDARNLTNPNTVIILIGNKGDLEAQRDVTYEEAKQFADENGLLFLEASAKTGENVEEAFLEAAKRIYQNIQDGSLDLNAAESGVQHKPSAPQGGRLNADSQPPKDGCSC from the exons atgagTAGTTTGCTCGGGATAGTAAGTCTCGCGATATTTGACGTGTTTTGGTGGGCGAAGGGGAAGCATTGCGGAAGAGGAGGAGGCTCACAAACCAAGCTAATTATCCGTCTCAATAGCAGCTGCTTTGTCACCTTTTTACGATTTGACCCAACACCGGGAAAGGAAG GAGTAAAGATGACCGCCGCGCCTTACAACTACTCTTATATCTTCAAATACATCATCATTG GTGACATGGGAGTGGGCAAGTCGTGTTTGCTGCACCAATTCACCGAGAAGAAAT TCATGGCTGACTGCCCACACACCATCGGTgtcgaatttggcaccaggatcATGGAGGTCCATGGCCAGAAGGTCAAGCTGCAGATCTGGGACACTGCGGGCCAGGAGCGCTTCAGAGCCGTCACCAGGTCCTACTACAGAGGGGCTGCCGGGGCCCTCATGGTCTATGACATTACCAG GAGAAGCACCTACAATCATCTCAGCAGCTGGTTGACAGATGCCAGGAATCTGACCAATCCTAACACG GTGATCATTTTGATTGGCAACAAAGGCGACCTTGAAGCACAGAGAGACGTCACGTATGAGGAAGCCAAACAATTTGCCGATGAGAATG GTTTGCTGTTCCTTGAAGCCAGCGCCAAGAC AGGCGAGAACGTGGAGGAGGCTTTCCTCGAGGCGGCCAAGCGGATCTACCAGAACATCCAGGACGGCAGCTTGGACCTGAATGCCGCCGAGTCGGGAGTGCAGCACAAGCCGTCAGCGCCGCAGGGGGGACGACTCAATGCGGACAGCCAACCACCCAAAGACGGATGCAGCTGCTAA